A stretch of the Malus domestica chromosome 08, GDT2T_hap1 genome encodes the following:
- the LOC139198384 gene encoding uncharacterized protein, producing the protein MLIIRLFLFCYYIQCDRRSAQEADDASRQASKASSQRSSPNIERDNIKRKEGSKASSQLQPVGILRGSSCKLLNWLGNGQVVATGEIESTNPEAKVHHMVLGPDCWKVWVTVVRVENISLYRPTSEFRVLEDAVSSTIAWPSKYVRVGE; encoded by the exons ATGTTGATAAttagattgtttttgttttgttattacATACAATGTGATAGAAGAAGTGCACAAGAAGCTGACGATGCTTCTAGACAAGCTTCCAAAGCTAGTTCCCAG AGAAGTAGTCCAAACATAGAAAGAGACAACATTAAGAGAAAAGAAGGTTCTAAAGCATCTTCTCAG TTACAACCTGTTGGTATTTTACGAGGGTCTTCATGCAAGTTACTAAATTGGCTCGGAAATGGACAAGTTGTTGCAACTGGAGAAATAGAATCAACAAATCCTGAGGCGAAAGTTCATCACATGGTGCTTGGTCCTGATTGCTGGAAAGTTTGGGTAACTGTTGTCAGAGTGGAGAATATATCTTTGTACCGCCCTACAAGTGAATTTCGTGTCCTAGAGGATGCTGTGTCTAGTACAATTGCCTGGCCATCAAAGTACGTCCGAGTTGGAGAGTAA